From the genome of Populus trichocarpa isolate Nisqually-1 chromosome 15, P.trichocarpa_v4.1, whole genome shotgun sequence, one region includes:
- the LOC7475652 gene encoding uncharacterized protein LOC7475652 isoform X1: protein MPVFAESSNTTIADQIKLRKHRELQPIATETDPNPHISRTSKSNTIISSLFHSHFTATPPDQTKKKGATFRGLGCTAGAAQQVSVPAVIRSSAGWEGKRVKKKKGHQKRKKESLKLSSDNNNNSNNSNGDGDLSGDGNLGNCMVMQDVWCGPGIGFSGADAVVGSVDCVVVRRNASSGRGKIDEGEKFNQRERERGRERERPCLSRRAAVNPETPSFLDTDPAFVTSRPEIEVFGTRYYRHIRHPSPDGLARMMMLQNSFIMGGRLDRFSNWRLDIDHMTYEQLLDLGDRIGYVNTGLKEDEISSCVKKINPSIIKELPSHLHMTLEKKCSICQDEFEEADELGKLDCGHGFHIQCIKKWLAQKNTCPVCKTEPVARA, encoded by the exons ATGCCGGTTTTTGCAGAGAGCAGCAACACAACTATAGCTGACCAAATCAAGCTAAGAAAACACAGAGAGCTGCAACCCATTGCAACTGAAACAGATCCAAACCCACATATCTCTAGGACCTCCAAATCCAATACAATAATCTCCTCCCTCTTCCACTCTCACTTCACTGCAACCCCACCTGACCAAACAAAGAAGAAAGGTGCAACCTTTAGAGGCCTAGGATGCACTGCTGGAGCAGCACAGCAGGTGTCGGTGCCGGCGGTGATAAGGTCATCGGCTGGCTGGGAAGGGAAAAGGGTCAAGAAGAAAAAGGGTcatcagaaaagaaagaaagaaagcttgaAACTTTCCagtgacaacaacaacaatagtaataatagcaATGGTGATGGTGATCTTAGTGGAGATGGTAATCTTGGGAATTGCATGGTTATGCAAGATGTTTGGTGTGGACCTGGAATTGGGTTTTCAGGTGCTGATGCTGTTGTTGGGTCAGTTGACTGTGTTGTCGTTAGAAGGAACGCGTCATCCGGAAGAGGGAAGATTGATGAAGGAGAGAAATTTAATCAAAGGgaaagagagagggggagagagagagag CGTCCTTGTTTATCTAGGCGGGCTGCAGTGAATCCTGAAACCCCCTCGTTTCTGGATACTGATCCTGCTTTTGTAACATCTCGTCCTGAAATAGAAGTTTTTGGAACTCGGTATTATCGCCATATCCGACATCCTTCCCCAGATGGACTTGCTAGG ATGATGATGCTCCAGAATAGTTTTATCATGGGAGGAAGATTGGATCGATTTAGCAACTGGAGACTTGATATTGATCACATGACATATGAG CAACTGCTCGATTTAGGTGATAGAATTGGTTATGTGAATACTGGATTGAAAGAAGATGAGATCAGCAGCTGTGTCAAGAAAATTAATCCCTCAATCATCAAAGAACTGCCATCACATTTACACATGACATTGGAAAAGAAGTGCAGCATTTGTCAG GATGAGTTCGAAGAAGCTGATGAGTTAGGCAAACTAGATTGTGGACATGGTTTTCACATACAATGTATAAAGAAATGGCTTGCACAGAAAAATACATGCCCGGTCTGTAAAACTGAACCGGTGGCTCGAGCCTAA
- the LOC7475652 gene encoding uncharacterized protein LOC7475652 isoform X2, with the protein MPVFAESSNTTIADQIKLRKHRELQPIATETDPNPHISRTSKSNTIISSLFHSHFTATPPDQTKKKGATFRGLGCTAGAAQQVSVPAVIRSSAGWEGKRVKKKKGHQKRKKESLKLSSDNNNNSNNSNGDGDLSGDGNLGNCMVMQDVWCGPGIGFSGADAVVGSVDCVVVRRNASSGRGKIDEGEKFNQRERERGREREMMMLQNSFIMGGRLDRFSNWRLDIDHMTYEQLLDLGDRIGYVNTGLKEDEISSCVKKINPSIIKELPSHLHMTLEKKCSICQDEFEEADELGKLDCGHGFHIQCIKKWLAQKNTCPVCKTEPVARA; encoded by the exons ATGCCGGTTTTTGCAGAGAGCAGCAACACAACTATAGCTGACCAAATCAAGCTAAGAAAACACAGAGAGCTGCAACCCATTGCAACTGAAACAGATCCAAACCCACATATCTCTAGGACCTCCAAATCCAATACAATAATCTCCTCCCTCTTCCACTCTCACTTCACTGCAACCCCACCTGACCAAACAAAGAAGAAAGGTGCAACCTTTAGAGGCCTAGGATGCACTGCTGGAGCAGCACAGCAGGTGTCGGTGCCGGCGGTGATAAGGTCATCGGCTGGCTGGGAAGGGAAAAGGGTCAAGAAGAAAAAGGGTcatcagaaaagaaagaaagaaagcttgaAACTTTCCagtgacaacaacaacaatagtaataatagcaATGGTGATGGTGATCTTAGTGGAGATGGTAATCTTGGGAATTGCATGGTTATGCAAGATGTTTGGTGTGGACCTGGAATTGGGTTTTCAGGTGCTGATGCTGTTGTTGGGTCAGTTGACTGTGTTGTCGTTAGAAGGAACGCGTCATCCGGAAGAGGGAAGATTGATGAAGGAGAGAAATTTAATCAAAGGgaaagagagagggggagagagagagag ATGATGATGCTCCAGAATAGTTTTATCATGGGAGGAAGATTGGATCGATTTAGCAACTGGAGACTTGATATTGATCACATGACATATGAG CAACTGCTCGATTTAGGTGATAGAATTGGTTATGTGAATACTGGATTGAAAGAAGATGAGATCAGCAGCTGTGTCAAGAAAATTAATCCCTCAATCATCAAAGAACTGCCATCACATTTACACATGACATTGGAAAAGAAGTGCAGCATTTGTCAG GATGAGTTCGAAGAAGCTGATGAGTTAGGCAAACTAGATTGTGGACATGGTTTTCACATACAATGTATAAAGAAATGGCTTGCACAGAAAAATACATGCCCGGTCTGTAAAACTGAACCGGTGGCTCGAGCCTAA